From the Conger conger chromosome 14, fConCon1.1, whole genome shotgun sequence genome, one window contains:
- the LOC133110489 gene encoding adenosine receptor A3-like: MADEVGSLYTALEVLIAMACCLGNLLAIWAVWASRSLRQPTFCFVVSLAGADFLVGALAIPMAVLVDGRLMTSFHSCLFLSCMVLLLIQASVLMLLAIAVDRHLRVKIPLRYKRSVTQKRSWTAVAVCWLLAFVLGLTPMFGWYNHQTLSEMESTNSTTLVCRFVAVIPMTFLVYFQFFGCILLPLLVMWGLYAHLFYTISKRLQKSHSTCSQSHAYYAKERKLAKSLVLVLVLFAVGWLPLCIMNCVTVFGGNVPLVAIYIGILLTHANSAINPVVYAFKVPKLRKAYLQAWRKCTPCCRWGVSHSTESKESSSAVRSRNKLDYSESSLQTT; this comes from the exons atGGCTGATGAGGTGGGCTCCCTGTACACGGCGCTGGAGGTGCTGATCGCCATGGCGTGTTGCCTGGGCAACCTCTTGGCGATCTGGGCCGTGTGGGCCAGCAGGTCTCTACGACAGCCCACGTTCTGCTTCGTGGTGTCGCTGGCGGGGGCAGACTTCCTGGTGGGAGCTCTGGCGATCCCCATGGCGGTGCTGGTAGACGGCAGGTTGATGACCTCGTTCCACAGCTGCCTGTTCCTCAGCTGCATGGTGCTCCTGCTGATCCAGGCCTCCGTGCTGATGCTCCTGGCCATCGCTGTGGACCGACACCTGAGAGTAAAGATCCCACTCAG ATACAAGCGGAGCGTCACACAGAAGCGGTCCTGGACGGCGGTGGCGGtgtgctggctgctggcctTCGTCCTCGGCCTCACACCAATGTTCGGCTGGTACAACCACCAGACCCTGTCCGAGATGGAGAGCACCAACTCTACCACCCTCGTCTGCCGCTTTGTGGCCGTCATCCCCATGACCTTCCTGGTCTACTTCCAGTTCTTCGGGTGCATACTGCTCCCGCTGCTGGTGATGTGGGGCCTGTACGCCCACCTCTTCTACACCATCTCCAAGCGGCTGCAGAAGAGCCACTCCACGTGCTCCCAGTCCCACGCCTACTACGCCAAAGAGCGCAAACTCGCCAAGTCCCTGGTGTTGGTCCTGGTCCTGTTTGCCGTTGGTTGGCTGCCACTGTGTATCATGAACTGTGTGACAGTCTTTGGCGGTAATGTCCCTCTGGTCGCCATATACATTGGGATCCTCTTGACGCACGCTAACTCCGCCATCAATCCGGTCGTGTACGCTTTCAAGGTGCCCAAGCTCAGGAAAGCCTACCTGCAGGCCTGGAGGAAGTGCACCCCTTGCTGCCGATGGGGGGTATCGCATAGCACTGAGAGCAAGGAGAGCAGCAGCGCCGTCAGAAGCCGGAATAAACTGGATTATTCTGAAAGTAGTCTACAAACCACCTAA